In a genomic window of Lepisosteus oculatus isolate fLepOcu1 chromosome 5, fLepOcu1.hap2, whole genome shotgun sequence:
- the usp16 gene encoding ubiquitin carboxyl-terminal hydrolase 16 isoform X1 — protein sequence MGKKRAKEKHLRDEDPVDVTGPNCRHIRKGIDSSLLKKTVQDVNWNACQDCKGEEIPASTSAEENSEGPGIWFCLKCGHRGCGRHSENQHAFKHYEKPHSDPHCLVLSPDTWSVWCYMCDDEVQYSRTGQLAQLVNNIRKQALSEMTKKTLTKTVIDLEIPKETLNDTTSEENKNGQKKDTKADIAGKKEEKLSLKKAPQTNSNSLAVKGLSNLGNTCFFNAVLQNLSQTQFLRQLLNEMKDEKTTLQITPHLSSQLEPLVINLDRPGSLTLAMCQVLNEIQETKKGVVTPKELFSQVCKKAARFKGFQQQDSQELLRYLLDGMKAEEMKRVSSGILEALNNSGKLIEAEESKKLVKEYEKNGAPRNFVDQVFGGELTSTVMCKECKTVSLVTEMFLDLSLPVSDEAYRKKSTKKVVRRTSDNEEGDSKKTSVSPAEIEELPSGSKYQQKKAKKQAKKQAKIQRRQQKQAGKLGLGSTSSQDIEHVNGDESAAQEEIDQSELGATTQGEACLESSEPNNAPPSNSQNSKQPDHCDEETHSGEEAQPEDCEPSESCSDNRFKALDNKEGLGEDELVKDMNSLTINEDFISPDDIDFEIDSCGDAVDTKAYTVVDQDPELAFTTLADREAPGKQDCSVQSCLYQFTEVEHLTTNNSLQCVTCTQHKNKGSRSSSDGEKCVYTDALKQMLISLPPPVLTLHLKRFQQVGYSVCKVNRHVIFPQVLDLAPFCTTNCKNVPEGEKKVLYRLYGIVEHSGTMRSGHYTAYVKVRPNNCLTNQLNGLTPQASDSESVKGSWFHISDTSVQAVPETKVLNSQAYLLFYERIL from the exons ATGGGTAAGAAGAGAGCAAAGGAAAAACATCTCAGAGATGAAGATCCAGTTGACGTTACAG GGCCTAATTGCAGGCACATTCGGAAAGGAATAGACAGCAGTCTGCTTAAAAAGACTGTGCAAGATGTCAATTGGAATGCCTGCCAAGACTGTAAGGGTGAGGAGATTCCTGCATCCACATCTGCGGAAGAAAACAGTGAAGGCCCGGGGATTTGGTTCTGCCTCAAATGTGGTCACCGG GGTTGTGGAAGACACTCTGAAAATCAGCATGCCTTTAAGCACTATGAGAAGCCTCATTCAGACCCGCATTGTTTGGTGCTCAGCCCGGACACCTGGAGTGTTTG GTGCTATATGTGTGATGATGAGGTTCAGTATTCCCGTACTGGACAACTGGCTCAGCTCGTGAACAACATTCGGAAGCAAGCCCTTTCAGAGATGACCAAGAAAACTCTGACTAAAA CAGTCATAGATCTTGAAATCCCCAAGGaaacactaaatgacacaaCATCTGAGGAGAACAAGAATGGCCAGAAGAAGGACACTAAAGCAGACAtcgctggaaaaaaagaagaaaagttgTCGCTCAAGAAGGCACCTCAGACCAATAGCAATAGTTTAGCTGTTAAAGGGCTCAGCAACCTTGGAAACACATGTTTCTTCAATGCTGTTTTACAG AACCTTTCCCAGACTCAGTTCCTGAGACAGCTTCTCAATGAAATGAAAGATGAAAAGACTACTCTTCAAATTACACCACATCTGTCCTCTCAACTG GAGCCCCTTGTCATCAACCTGGACAGACCTGGCTCTCTGACACTGGCGATGTGTCAGGTGCTGAATGAAATTCAAGAAACTAAGAAGGGTGTTGTTACTCCAAAAGAACTTTTCTCCCAAGTCTGTAAAAA GGCCGCTAGATTCAAAGGCTTTCAGCAACAAGACAGCCAGGAGCTTTTACGTTACTTATTGGATGGTATGAAGGCTGAAGAGATGAAG agaGTAAGTTCAGGAATATTGGAAGCATTAAATAATTCTGGCAAACTCATAGAGGCAGAAGAATCCAAAAAATTAGTTAAAG AGTATGAAAAGAATGGAGCACCTCGGAACTTTGTTGACCAAGTGTTCGGTGGAGAGCTCACAAGTACGGTTATGTGTAAGGAATGCAAAACT GTCTCTCTAGTCACTGAGATGTTCTTGGATCTGTCTCTCCCTGTTTCAGATGAG GCTTATAGGAAGAAGTCCACAAAGAAAGTGGTGAGAAGGACCAGTGATAATGAGGAAGGTGATTCTAAGAAGACTTCTGTGTCTCCTGCTGAAATTGAGGAACTTCCCTCTGGCAGCAAATATCAGcaaaagaaagcaaagaaacaaGCAAAGAAGCAAGCAAAG ATCCAAAGGCGTCAACAAAAACAGGCAGGGAAGCTGGGACTTGGCTCCACATCAAGTCAGGACATAGAGCATGTTAATGGGGACGAGTCGGCAGCACAGGAGGAGATAGATCAGTCCGAACTGGGAGCCACAACACAAGGAGAAGCGTGTTTGGAAAGCAGCGAACCGAATAACGCGCCGCCAAGCAACTCGCAGAACAGCAAACAGCCAGACCACTGCGATGAGGAAACCCACTCGGGAGAGGAAGCACAGCCTGAAGATTGTGAACCTTCGGAATCTTGTAGTGACAACCGCTTCAAAGCCCTGGATAACAAGGAGGGCTTAGGGGAAGATGAACTTGTTAAGGATATGAATTCCCTTACCATAAACGAAGATTTCATATCTCCTGATGACATAGACTTCGAAATCGATAGCTGCGGCGATGCAGTAGACACGAAGGCATACACTGTGGTGGACCAAGACCCAGAACTGGCTTTCACCACTCTTGCGGACCGAGAGGCCCCGGGGAAACAGGACTGCTCTGTCCAGTCCTGCTTGTACCAGTTTACCGAAGTGGAACACCTCACCACCAACAACAGCCTGCAGTGCGTTACTTGTACGCAGCACAAAAACAAGGGGTCCAGATCTTCCTCGGAtg GCGAGAAGTGTGTATATACCGATGCCCTAAAGCAGATGCTCATCTCTTTGCCTCCACCAGTGCTTACTCTTCATTTAAAACGATTCCAGCAG GTTGGATACAGTGTGTGTAAAGTGAATAGACATGTAATTTTTCCTCAAGTCCTAGACTTGGCCCCTTTCTGCACTACAAACTGCAag AACGTACCTGAAGGagagaaaaaagtgctgtacCGTCTCTATGGAATAGTGGAACACAGTGGCACAATGAGGTCGGGCCATTACACAGCTTATGTCAAAGTTCGACCAAACAACTGTCTTACTAATCAGCTCAATGGACTTACGCCTCAAG caaGTGATAGTGAATCAGTGAAAGGATCGTGGTTCCACATAAGTGATACAAGCGTCCAAGCCGTACCTGAAACCAAGGTGCTGAACTCACAGGCCTACCTTCTCTTCTACGAGAGGATTCTGTAA
- the usp16 gene encoding ubiquitin carboxyl-terminal hydrolase 16 isoform X2 translates to MGKKRAKEKHLRDEDPVDVTGPNCRHIRKGIDSSLLKKTVQDVNWNACQDCKGEEIPASTSAEENSEGPGIWFCLKCGHRGCGRHSENQHAFKHYEKPHSDPHCLVLSPDTWSVWCYMCDDEVQYSRTGQLAQLVNNIRKQALSEMTKKTLTKIIDLEIPKETLNDTTSEENKNGQKKDTKADIAGKKEEKLSLKKAPQTNSNSLAVKGLSNLGNTCFFNAVLQNLSQTQFLRQLLNEMKDEKTTLQITPHLSSQLEPLVINLDRPGSLTLAMCQVLNEIQETKKGVVTPKELFSQVCKKAARFKGFQQQDSQELLRYLLDGMKAEEMKRVSSGILEALNNSGKLIEAEESKKLVKEYEKNGAPRNFVDQVFGGELTSTVMCKECKTVSLVTEMFLDLSLPVSDEAYRKKSTKKVVRRTSDNEEGDSKKTSVSPAEIEELPSGSKYQQKKAKKQAKKQAKIQRRQQKQAGKLGLGSTSSQDIEHVNGDESAAQEEIDQSELGATTQGEACLESSEPNNAPPSNSQNSKQPDHCDEETHSGEEAQPEDCEPSESCSDNRFKALDNKEGLGEDELVKDMNSLTINEDFISPDDIDFEIDSCGDAVDTKAYTVVDQDPELAFTTLADREAPGKQDCSVQSCLYQFTEVEHLTTNNSLQCVTCTQHKNKGSRSSSDGEKCVYTDALKQMLISLPPPVLTLHLKRFQQVGYSVCKVNRHVIFPQVLDLAPFCTTNCKNVPEGEKKVLYRLYGIVEHSGTMRSGHYTAYVKVRPNNCLTNQLNGLTPQASDSESVKGSWFHISDTSVQAVPETKVLNSQAYLLFYERIL, encoded by the exons ATGGGTAAGAAGAGAGCAAAGGAAAAACATCTCAGAGATGAAGATCCAGTTGACGTTACAG GGCCTAATTGCAGGCACATTCGGAAAGGAATAGACAGCAGTCTGCTTAAAAAGACTGTGCAAGATGTCAATTGGAATGCCTGCCAAGACTGTAAGGGTGAGGAGATTCCTGCATCCACATCTGCGGAAGAAAACAGTGAAGGCCCGGGGATTTGGTTCTGCCTCAAATGTGGTCACCGG GGTTGTGGAAGACACTCTGAAAATCAGCATGCCTTTAAGCACTATGAGAAGCCTCATTCAGACCCGCATTGTTTGGTGCTCAGCCCGGACACCTGGAGTGTTTG GTGCTATATGTGTGATGATGAGGTTCAGTATTCCCGTACTGGACAACTGGCTCAGCTCGTGAACAACATTCGGAAGCAAGCCCTTTCAGAGATGACCAAGAAAACTCTGACTAAAA TCATAGATCTTGAAATCCCCAAGGaaacactaaatgacacaaCATCTGAGGAGAACAAGAATGGCCAGAAGAAGGACACTAAAGCAGACAtcgctggaaaaaaagaagaaaagttgTCGCTCAAGAAGGCACCTCAGACCAATAGCAATAGTTTAGCTGTTAAAGGGCTCAGCAACCTTGGAAACACATGTTTCTTCAATGCTGTTTTACAG AACCTTTCCCAGACTCAGTTCCTGAGACAGCTTCTCAATGAAATGAAAGATGAAAAGACTACTCTTCAAATTACACCACATCTGTCCTCTCAACTG GAGCCCCTTGTCATCAACCTGGACAGACCTGGCTCTCTGACACTGGCGATGTGTCAGGTGCTGAATGAAATTCAAGAAACTAAGAAGGGTGTTGTTACTCCAAAAGAACTTTTCTCCCAAGTCTGTAAAAA GGCCGCTAGATTCAAAGGCTTTCAGCAACAAGACAGCCAGGAGCTTTTACGTTACTTATTGGATGGTATGAAGGCTGAAGAGATGAAG agaGTAAGTTCAGGAATATTGGAAGCATTAAATAATTCTGGCAAACTCATAGAGGCAGAAGAATCCAAAAAATTAGTTAAAG AGTATGAAAAGAATGGAGCACCTCGGAACTTTGTTGACCAAGTGTTCGGTGGAGAGCTCACAAGTACGGTTATGTGTAAGGAATGCAAAACT GTCTCTCTAGTCACTGAGATGTTCTTGGATCTGTCTCTCCCTGTTTCAGATGAG GCTTATAGGAAGAAGTCCACAAAGAAAGTGGTGAGAAGGACCAGTGATAATGAGGAAGGTGATTCTAAGAAGACTTCTGTGTCTCCTGCTGAAATTGAGGAACTTCCCTCTGGCAGCAAATATCAGcaaaagaaagcaaagaaacaaGCAAAGAAGCAAGCAAAG ATCCAAAGGCGTCAACAAAAACAGGCAGGGAAGCTGGGACTTGGCTCCACATCAAGTCAGGACATAGAGCATGTTAATGGGGACGAGTCGGCAGCACAGGAGGAGATAGATCAGTCCGAACTGGGAGCCACAACACAAGGAGAAGCGTGTTTGGAAAGCAGCGAACCGAATAACGCGCCGCCAAGCAACTCGCAGAACAGCAAACAGCCAGACCACTGCGATGAGGAAACCCACTCGGGAGAGGAAGCACAGCCTGAAGATTGTGAACCTTCGGAATCTTGTAGTGACAACCGCTTCAAAGCCCTGGATAACAAGGAGGGCTTAGGGGAAGATGAACTTGTTAAGGATATGAATTCCCTTACCATAAACGAAGATTTCATATCTCCTGATGACATAGACTTCGAAATCGATAGCTGCGGCGATGCAGTAGACACGAAGGCATACACTGTGGTGGACCAAGACCCAGAACTGGCTTTCACCACTCTTGCGGACCGAGAGGCCCCGGGGAAACAGGACTGCTCTGTCCAGTCCTGCTTGTACCAGTTTACCGAAGTGGAACACCTCACCACCAACAACAGCCTGCAGTGCGTTACTTGTACGCAGCACAAAAACAAGGGGTCCAGATCTTCCTCGGAtg GCGAGAAGTGTGTATATACCGATGCCCTAAAGCAGATGCTCATCTCTTTGCCTCCACCAGTGCTTACTCTTCATTTAAAACGATTCCAGCAG GTTGGATACAGTGTGTGTAAAGTGAATAGACATGTAATTTTTCCTCAAGTCCTAGACTTGGCCCCTTTCTGCACTACAAACTGCAag AACGTACCTGAAGGagagaaaaaagtgctgtacCGTCTCTATGGAATAGTGGAACACAGTGGCACAATGAGGTCGGGCCATTACACAGCTTATGTCAAAGTTCGACCAAACAACTGTCTTACTAATCAGCTCAATGGACTTACGCCTCAAG caaGTGATAGTGAATCAGTGAAAGGATCGTGGTTCCACATAAGTGATACAAGCGTCCAAGCCGTACCTGAAACCAAGGTGCTGAACTCACAGGCCTACCTTCTCTTCTACGAGAGGATTCTGTAA
- the usp16 gene encoding ubiquitin carboxyl-terminal hydrolase 16 isoform X3 — translation MCDDEVQYSRTGQLAQLVNNIRKQALSEMTKKTLTKTVIDLEIPKETLNDTTSEENKNGQKKDTKADIAGKKEEKLSLKKAPQTNSNSLAVKGLSNLGNTCFFNAVLQNLSQTQFLRQLLNEMKDEKTTLQITPHLSSQLEPLVINLDRPGSLTLAMCQVLNEIQETKKGVVTPKELFSQVCKKAARFKGFQQQDSQELLRYLLDGMKAEEMKRVSSGILEALNNSGKLIEAEESKKLVKEYEKNGAPRNFVDQVFGGELTSTVMCKECKTVSLVTEMFLDLSLPVSDEAYRKKSTKKVVRRTSDNEEGDSKKTSVSPAEIEELPSGSKYQQKKAKKQAKKQAKIQRRQQKQAGKLGLGSTSSQDIEHVNGDESAAQEEIDQSELGATTQGEACLESSEPNNAPPSNSQNSKQPDHCDEETHSGEEAQPEDCEPSESCSDNRFKALDNKEGLGEDELVKDMNSLTINEDFISPDDIDFEIDSCGDAVDTKAYTVVDQDPELAFTTLADREAPGKQDCSVQSCLYQFTEVEHLTTNNSLQCVTCTQHKNKGSRSSSDGEKCVYTDALKQMLISLPPPVLTLHLKRFQQVGYSVCKVNRHVIFPQVLDLAPFCTTNCKNVPEGEKKVLYRLYGIVEHSGTMRSGHYTAYVKVRPNNCLTNQLNGLTPQASDSESVKGSWFHISDTSVQAVPETKVLNSQAYLLFYERIL, via the exons ATGTGTGATGATGAGGTTCAGTATTCCCGTACTGGACAACTGGCTCAGCTCGTGAACAACATTCGGAAGCAAGCCCTTTCAGAGATGACCAAGAAAACTCTGACTAAAA CAGTCATAGATCTTGAAATCCCCAAGGaaacactaaatgacacaaCATCTGAGGAGAACAAGAATGGCCAGAAGAAGGACACTAAAGCAGACAtcgctggaaaaaaagaagaaaagttgTCGCTCAAGAAGGCACCTCAGACCAATAGCAATAGTTTAGCTGTTAAAGGGCTCAGCAACCTTGGAAACACATGTTTCTTCAATGCTGTTTTACAG AACCTTTCCCAGACTCAGTTCCTGAGACAGCTTCTCAATGAAATGAAAGATGAAAAGACTACTCTTCAAATTACACCACATCTGTCCTCTCAACTG GAGCCCCTTGTCATCAACCTGGACAGACCTGGCTCTCTGACACTGGCGATGTGTCAGGTGCTGAATGAAATTCAAGAAACTAAGAAGGGTGTTGTTACTCCAAAAGAACTTTTCTCCCAAGTCTGTAAAAA GGCCGCTAGATTCAAAGGCTTTCAGCAACAAGACAGCCAGGAGCTTTTACGTTACTTATTGGATGGTATGAAGGCTGAAGAGATGAAG agaGTAAGTTCAGGAATATTGGAAGCATTAAATAATTCTGGCAAACTCATAGAGGCAGAAGAATCCAAAAAATTAGTTAAAG AGTATGAAAAGAATGGAGCACCTCGGAACTTTGTTGACCAAGTGTTCGGTGGAGAGCTCACAAGTACGGTTATGTGTAAGGAATGCAAAACT GTCTCTCTAGTCACTGAGATGTTCTTGGATCTGTCTCTCCCTGTTTCAGATGAG GCTTATAGGAAGAAGTCCACAAAGAAAGTGGTGAGAAGGACCAGTGATAATGAGGAAGGTGATTCTAAGAAGACTTCTGTGTCTCCTGCTGAAATTGAGGAACTTCCCTCTGGCAGCAAATATCAGcaaaagaaagcaaagaaacaaGCAAAGAAGCAAGCAAAG ATCCAAAGGCGTCAACAAAAACAGGCAGGGAAGCTGGGACTTGGCTCCACATCAAGTCAGGACATAGAGCATGTTAATGGGGACGAGTCGGCAGCACAGGAGGAGATAGATCAGTCCGAACTGGGAGCCACAACACAAGGAGAAGCGTGTTTGGAAAGCAGCGAACCGAATAACGCGCCGCCAAGCAACTCGCAGAACAGCAAACAGCCAGACCACTGCGATGAGGAAACCCACTCGGGAGAGGAAGCACAGCCTGAAGATTGTGAACCTTCGGAATCTTGTAGTGACAACCGCTTCAAAGCCCTGGATAACAAGGAGGGCTTAGGGGAAGATGAACTTGTTAAGGATATGAATTCCCTTACCATAAACGAAGATTTCATATCTCCTGATGACATAGACTTCGAAATCGATAGCTGCGGCGATGCAGTAGACACGAAGGCATACACTGTGGTGGACCAAGACCCAGAACTGGCTTTCACCACTCTTGCGGACCGAGAGGCCCCGGGGAAACAGGACTGCTCTGTCCAGTCCTGCTTGTACCAGTTTACCGAAGTGGAACACCTCACCACCAACAACAGCCTGCAGTGCGTTACTTGTACGCAGCACAAAAACAAGGGGTCCAGATCTTCCTCGGAtg GCGAGAAGTGTGTATATACCGATGCCCTAAAGCAGATGCTCATCTCTTTGCCTCCACCAGTGCTTACTCTTCATTTAAAACGATTCCAGCAG GTTGGATACAGTGTGTGTAAAGTGAATAGACATGTAATTTTTCCTCAAGTCCTAGACTTGGCCCCTTTCTGCACTACAAACTGCAag AACGTACCTGAAGGagagaaaaaagtgctgtacCGTCTCTATGGAATAGTGGAACACAGTGGCACAATGAGGTCGGGCCATTACACAGCTTATGTCAAAGTTCGACCAAACAACTGTCTTACTAATCAGCTCAATGGACTTACGCCTCAAG caaGTGATAGTGAATCAGTGAAAGGATCGTGGTTCCACATAAGTGATACAAGCGTCCAAGCCGTACCTGAAACCAAGGTGCTGAACTCACAGGCCTACCTTCTCTTCTACGAGAGGATTCTGTAA
- the cct8 gene encoding T-complex protein 1 subunit theta isoform X2, with protein MALHVPKAPGFAQMLKDGAKHYSGLEEAVFRNIQACKELAQTTRTAYGPNGMNKMVINHLEKLFVTNDAATILRELEVQHPAAKMIVMASHMQEQEVGDGTNFVLVFAGALLELAEELLRMGLSVSEVIEGYEMGCKKALEILPDCVCSSAKNLHDVEEATSLIRPSVMSKQYGNEDFLSNLIAQACVSIFPDSGNFNVDNVRVCKILGSGLTASSVLHGMVFKRETEGDITSVKDAKIAVFSCPFDCMVTETKGTVLIKNAEELMTFSRGEENLMETQVKAIAEAGANVVVTGGKVADMALHYANKYQLMVVRLNSKWDLRRLCKTLGAVALPRLTPPTPEEMGHCDSVYLSEVGDTQVVVFKHEKEDGAISTIVIRGSTDNLMDDVERAVDDGVNTFKVLVRDKRLLPGAGATEIELAKRITSYGESCPGLEQYAIKKFAEAFECVPRALAENSGVKGKELISKLYAVHHEGNRNIGFDIEGEGAAVKDMLEAGIMDPYLVKYWGIKLATNAAVTVLRVDQIIMAKPAGGPKPPQGKKDWDEDQD; from the exons ATGGCTCTTCACGTACCTAAAGCTCCGGGCTTTGCCCAGATGTTAAAGGATGGTGCAAAG CACTACTCTGGGTTGGAGGAGGCAGTCTTCCGAAACATTCAGGCCTGCAAAGAGCTGGCACAGACCACACGGACAGCCTACGGTCCAAATG GCATGAATAAAATGGTCATCAACCACTTGGAAAAGCTCTTTGTCACTAATGATGCTGCAACTATTCTGCGAGAACTTGAG GTTCAGCACCCTGCAGCTAAAATGATCGTCATGGCTTCCCACATGCAAGAGCAGGAGGTTGGGGATGGGACCAACTTTGTTCTGGTGTTTGCTGGGGCGCTGCTGGAACTGGCAGAAGAGCTTCTCAGAATGGGACTGTCAGTGTCTGAG GTGATTGAAGGATATGAAATGGGATGCAAGAAAGCTCTGGAAATACTTCCagactgtgtgtgctcttcagCCAAGAACCTCCATGATGTGGAGGAGGCCACCTCTCTGATTCGTCCTTCTGTGATGAGCAAGCAGTATGGAAACGAAGACTTCCTGTCGAATCTCATCGCACAGGCTTGTG tttctaTTTTCCCTGACTCCGGTAATTTCAATGTGGACAACGTTAGAGTGTGCAAGATTTTG GGTAGTGGATTGACTGCCTCCTCCGTTTTGCATGGAATGGTGTTcaaaagagaaacagaaggAGATATCACTTCCGTCAAAGATGCAAAAATAGCTGTATTTTCCTGTCCATTTGACTGTATGGTTACAGAGACCAAG GGAACCGTCTTAATTAAGAATGCAGAGGAGTTGATGACCTTCAGCCGGGGAGAGGAGAATCTGATGGAGACTCAAGTCAAAGCCATTGCTGAAGCTGGAGCCAATGTAGTGGTAACAGGTGGCAAAGTGGCAGACATGGCTCTGCACTATGCCAACAAATACCAACTGATGGTGGTGAG GCTTAATTCTAAGTGGGACTTAAGAAGATTGTGTAAAACATTGGGAGCAGTAGCACTACCCAGATTG ACACCACCTACTCCCGAAGAGATGGGACACTGTGACAGTGTTTATCTCTCAGAAGTTGGGGACACACAGGTTGTTGTCTTCAAACATG AAAAAGAGGATGGTGCCATCTCTACTATTGTAATCCGAGGCTCGACAGACAATCTCATGGATGATGTTGAACGGGCCGTAGACGATGGAGTCAATACATTCAAAGTTCTTGTGAGG GATAAACGTCTTCTACCAGGAGCTGGAGCAACTGAGATTGAGCTGGCCAAACGGATCACGTCCTACGGAGAG tcgTGTCCAGGTCTTGAGCAGTATGCCATCAAGAAGTTTGCAGAGGCCTTTGAATGTGTACCCCGTGCTCTGGCAGAGAACTCTGGAGTGAAAGGcaaagaacttatttccaagctGTACGCAGTTCATCATGAAGGCAACAGAAACATTGGATTTGATATTGAG GGTGAAGGTGCTGCtgtcaaagacatgctggaagCAGGTATCATGGACCCCTACCTGGTGAAGTACTGGGGAATCAAACTGGCCACAAATGCTGCCGTCACAGTTCTTAGGGTGGATCAG ATCATCATGGCCAAGCCAGCAGGCGGACCTAAACCCCCTCAAGGAAAGAAGGACTGGGATGAAGACCAAGACTGA
- the cct8 gene encoding T-complex protein 1 subunit theta isoform X1, whose protein sequence is MALHVPKAPGFAQMLKDGAKHYSGLEEAVFRNIQACKELAQTTRTAYGPNGMNKMVINHLEKLFVTNDAATILRELEVQHPAAKMIVMASHMQEQEVGDGTNFVLVFAGALLELAEELLRMGLSVSEVIEGYEMGCKKALEILPDCVCSSAKNLHDVEEATSLIRPSVMSKQYGNEDFLSNLIAQACVSIFPDSGNFNVDNVRVCKILGSGLTASSVLHGMVFKRETEGDITSVKDAKIAVFSCPFDCMVTETKGTVLIKNAEELMTFSRGEENLMETQVKAIAEAGANVVVTGGKVADMALHYANKYQLMVVRLNSKWDLRRLCKTLGAVALPRLTPPTPEEMGHCDSVYLSEVGDTQVVVFKHEKEDGAISTIVIRGSTDNLMDDVERAVDDGVNTFKVLVRDKRLLPGAGATEIELAKRITSYGESCPGLEQYAIKKFAEAFECVPRALAENSGVKGKELISKLYAVHHEGNRNIGFDIEGEGAAVKDMLEAGIMDPYLVKYWGIKLATNAAVTVLRVDQIIMAKPAGGPRPPKQQGHWDKDSWEDEPDKFDTHF, encoded by the exons ATGGCTCTTCACGTACCTAAAGCTCCGGGCTTTGCCCAGATGTTAAAGGATGGTGCAAAG CACTACTCTGGGTTGGAGGAGGCAGTCTTCCGAAACATTCAGGCCTGCAAAGAGCTGGCACAGACCACACGGACAGCCTACGGTCCAAATG GCATGAATAAAATGGTCATCAACCACTTGGAAAAGCTCTTTGTCACTAATGATGCTGCAACTATTCTGCGAGAACTTGAG GTTCAGCACCCTGCAGCTAAAATGATCGTCATGGCTTCCCACATGCAAGAGCAGGAGGTTGGGGATGGGACCAACTTTGTTCTGGTGTTTGCTGGGGCGCTGCTGGAACTGGCAGAAGAGCTTCTCAGAATGGGACTGTCAGTGTCTGAG GTGATTGAAGGATATGAAATGGGATGCAAGAAAGCTCTGGAAATACTTCCagactgtgtgtgctcttcagCCAAGAACCTCCATGATGTGGAGGAGGCCACCTCTCTGATTCGTCCTTCTGTGATGAGCAAGCAGTATGGAAACGAAGACTTCCTGTCGAATCTCATCGCACAGGCTTGTG tttctaTTTTCCCTGACTCCGGTAATTTCAATGTGGACAACGTTAGAGTGTGCAAGATTTTG GGTAGTGGATTGACTGCCTCCTCCGTTTTGCATGGAATGGTGTTcaaaagagaaacagaaggAGATATCACTTCCGTCAAAGATGCAAAAATAGCTGTATTTTCCTGTCCATTTGACTGTATGGTTACAGAGACCAAG GGAACCGTCTTAATTAAGAATGCAGAGGAGTTGATGACCTTCAGCCGGGGAGAGGAGAATCTGATGGAGACTCAAGTCAAAGCCATTGCTGAAGCTGGAGCCAATGTAGTGGTAACAGGTGGCAAAGTGGCAGACATGGCTCTGCACTATGCCAACAAATACCAACTGATGGTGGTGAG GCTTAATTCTAAGTGGGACTTAAGAAGATTGTGTAAAACATTGGGAGCAGTAGCACTACCCAGATTG ACACCACCTACTCCCGAAGAGATGGGACACTGTGACAGTGTTTATCTCTCAGAAGTTGGGGACACACAGGTTGTTGTCTTCAAACATG AAAAAGAGGATGGTGCCATCTCTACTATTGTAATCCGAGGCTCGACAGACAATCTCATGGATGATGTTGAACGGGCCGTAGACGATGGAGTCAATACATTCAAAGTTCTTGTGAGG GATAAACGTCTTCTACCAGGAGCTGGAGCAACTGAGATTGAGCTGGCCAAACGGATCACGTCCTACGGAGAG tcgTGTCCAGGTCTTGAGCAGTATGCCATCAAGAAGTTTGCAGAGGCCTTTGAATGTGTACCCCGTGCTCTGGCAGAGAACTCTGGAGTGAAAGGcaaagaacttatttccaagctGTACGCAGTTCATCATGAAGGCAACAGAAACATTGGATTTGATATTGAG GGTGAAGGTGCTGCtgtcaaagacatgctggaagCAGGTATCATGGACCCCTACCTGGTGAAGTACTGGGGAATCAAACTGGCCACAAATGCTGCCGTCACAGTTCTTAGGGTGGATCAG ATTATTATGGCTAAACCAGCAGGTGGACCCAGACCTCCCAAACAGCAAGGACATTGGGACAAAGACAGTTGGGAAGATGAACCAGATAAATTTGACacccatttttaa